A section of the Nitrospirota bacterium genome encodes:
- the rho gene encoding transcription termination factor Rho, producing MNLVELKGKSIAELTSMADDLKVEGVSGMRKQELIFAILQAQTEKNGMIFGEGVLEILPDGFGFLRAPDYNYLPGPDDIYVSPSQIRRFNIRTGDTVSGQIRPPKEGERYFALLKVDAINYEDPEISRSKILFDNLTPYYPEKKIKLEHAPTDYTTRAMDLITPIGMGQRGMIVAPPRTGKTMLLQAIAKAVIKNHPDIKLIVLLIDERPEEVTDWQRQVKAEIISSTFDEPPQRHVQVADMVSERAKRLVEHKKDVVILLDSITRLARAHNAIIPASGKVLSGGLDANALQRPKRFFGAARSIESGGSLTILATALVDTGSRMDDVIFEEFKGTGNMELHLDRKLVDKRVFPAIDINASGTRKEELLVDKDDLNRMWVLRKVLNPLSTVESMEFLLEKLKQAKTNRDFLDSMNK from the coding sequence ATGAATCTCGTAGAACTGAAGGGCAAAAGCATTGCCGAGCTGACATCCATGGCTGACGATCTGAAGGTCGAAGGCGTCAGCGGGATGCGAAAGCAGGAGCTCATCTTCGCCATCCTTCAGGCGCAGACCGAAAAGAACGGGATGATCTTCGGCGAGGGCGTGCTGGAGATTCTCCCCGACGGCTTCGGTTTTCTGAGGGCTCCGGACTACAACTACCTGCCCGGCCCTGACGACATCTATGTATCGCCTTCGCAGATCAGGCGTTTCAACATCCGGACCGGGGACACCGTGTCCGGCCAGATCCGCCCGCCGAAGGAAGGCGAGCGCTACTTTGCGCTGCTGAAAGTGGACGCGATCAACTATGAAGACCCGGAGATCTCACGGTCAAAGATCCTCTTCGACAACCTCACTCCCTACTATCCCGAAAAAAAGATCAAGCTCGAGCATGCCCCCACGGACTACACGACCCGCGCCATGGACCTGATCACGCCGATCGGCATGGGCCAGCGCGGCATGATCGTGGCGCCTCCCCGGACCGGAAAGACCATGCTCCTCCAGGCCATTGCCAAGGCGGTCATCAAGAACCACCCGGACATCAAGCTCATCGTGCTGCTCATCGACGAGCGCCCCGAAGAGGTCACCGACTGGCAGCGCCAGGTCAAGGCCGAGATCATAAGCTCCACCTTTGACGAGCCCCCGCAGCGGCATGTGCAGGTGGCCGACATGGTGAGCGAGCGGGCAAAACGCCTCGTCGAGCACAAGAAAGACGTGGTCATCCTGCTCGACAGCATAACCCGGCTCGCTCGCGCACATAACGCCATCATCCCGGCCTCGGGCAAGGTGCTGTCCGGCGGCCTCGACGCCAACGCGCTCCAGCGGCCAAAGCGATTCTTCGGCGCGGCGCGCAGCATCGAGAGCGGCGGCAGCCTGACCATCCTGGCAACGGCTCTCGTGGACACGGGAAGCCGCATGGACGATGTGATCTTCGAAGAGTTCAAGGGCACCGGCAACATGGAGCTCCATCTCGACCGGAAACTCGTGGACAAGCGCGTGTTCCCGGCCATCGACATCAACGCGTCCGGCACGCGGAAGGAAGAGCTGCTGGTGGACAAGGACGATCTGAACCGCATGTGGGTTCTCCGGAAGGTCCTGAACCCCCTCTCCACCGTGGAAAGCATGGAGTTCCTGCTCGAGAAGCTCAAACAGGCCAAGACCAACCGCGATTTTCTCGATTCCATGAACAAGTAG
- a CDS encoding cytochrome b N-terminal domain-containing protein, which translates to MMRLFDYINVRLGLTRRHRRIIDRPLPAGLNYFFCLGGITFTLFLLQVLTGLLLSIHYTPSEAEAYQSIQRLHHAVPLGETLRSLHHWAANLMVVMVVLHMLRVFVTGSYKNPRELNWIAGAALLLLTLAFGFTGYLLPWDQKAYWATVVGTNMLGSVPFAGPALSGLIRGGADVSGQTLLRFYSIHVLWLPLLTGLFLWVHFHILRRVGISGGL; encoded by the coding sequence ATGATGCGCCTATTCGACTATATCAATGTCCGTCTCGGGTTGACGAGGCGGCACCGAAGGATCATTGACCGACCGCTGCCTGCGGGACTCAATTATTTCTTTTGTCTGGGCGGTATAACCTTTACGCTGTTCCTTCTTCAGGTGCTGACCGGACTCCTGCTCTCTATCCACTATACCCCCTCCGAAGCCGAGGCATACCAAAGTATCCAGCGGCTGCACCACGCGGTGCCGCTCGGCGAGACGCTCCGTTCCCTCCATCATTGGGCTGCAAACCTCATGGTCGTCATGGTCGTGCTCCACATGCTGAGAGTGTTCGTCACCGGGTCGTACAAGAATCCCCGGGAATTGAACTGGATCGCGGGAGCGGCCCTTTTGCTGCTCACCCTCGCGTTCGGGTTCACCGGCTACCTTCTGCCCTGGGACCAGAAGGCGTACTGGGCAACGGTCGTGGGGACCAACATGCTGGGGTCCGTGCCGTTCGCCGGTCCCGCTCTCTCCGGGCTCATCAGGGGCGGCGCCGACGTGAGCGGTCAGACCCTTCTCCGGTTCTACAGCATACATGTCCTCTGGCTCCCGCTCCTGACGGGCCTCTTCCTCTGGGTGCACTTTCACATCCTGCGGAGGGTCGGGATCTCGGGAGGGCTGTGA
- a CDS encoding SurA N-terminal domain-containing protein, giving the protein MLCPQCKIENEPDARFCSECGSAMQEGPQAPSTLKTRRVYLYALLLVPVLAIAGWIGYYKYILPGGVAAVVNGETISLRELDAEAARTAGSREAVDARLRYAVLNSLITQRLVLQEARKAGVSVSREEIASTAARARSASGFDEAVFNQRVVSQYGSMKDFEQAVERGLLVNKFIEEKVIPVSADPRTGRAALDQWLQDHTAAASVRVTLAEQWSGAGCGCCGSGAGASTAPRAGSGGCRTARSGCGMANRGAARSTDPLNAGEAADAALRYWHEKHGAEAVSAKVIDFGCHMQVDIIKDTRIISSLRYQGGSISEL; this is encoded by the coding sequence ATGCTTTGCCCACAGTGCAAAATTGAGAACGAACCTGATGCCCGGTTCTGCAGTGAGTGCGGCTCCGCCATGCAGGAAGGACCGCAGGCGCCGTCAACGCTCAAGACGCGGAGAGTCTATCTCTATGCTCTCCTGCTCGTCCCTGTTCTCGCCATTGCGGGCTGGATTGGCTACTATAAATATATTCTGCCCGGCGGAGTCGCGGCCGTTGTGAACGGAGAGACGATCAGCCTCCGCGAACTCGATGCCGAGGCGGCCCGCACAGCAGGCAGCCGCGAAGCGGTGGATGCCAGGCTCAGATACGCGGTCCTGAACTCGCTGATCACCCAGCGGCTGGTCCTGCAGGAAGCGCGCAAGGCAGGGGTCTCCGTCTCGCGCGAGGAGATCGCATCAACAGCGGCCCGAGCGCGGTCGGCGTCGGGTTTCGATGAGGCAGTGTTCAACCAGCGCGTGGTATCGCAGTACGGCAGCATGAAGGACTTCGAGCAGGCGGTCGAGCGAGGTCTGCTGGTCAACAAGTTCATCGAAGAAAAGGTTATCCCGGTGAGCGCCGATCCCCGCACGGGCCGGGCAGCCCTGGACCAGTGGCTGCAGGATCATACTGCTGCGGCTTCGGTCCGCGTCACGCTGGCCGAGCAGTGGTCCGGAGCAGGGTGCGGATGCTGCGGCAGCGGGGCCGGGGCTTCAACAGCCCCCCGGGCAGGGAGCGGCGGATGCCGGACAGCGAGGAGCGGGTGCGGCATGGCGAACCGGGGAGCGGCCCGTTCAACGGACCCGTTGAACGCGGGCGAGGCCGCGGACGCAGCGCTCCGGTACTGGCATGAAAAGCACGGGGCGGAGGCCGTATCCGCGAAGGTCATTGATTTCGGCTGTCATATGCAGGTGGACATCATCAAGGACACCAGAATCATCAGCTCCCTCCGGTATCAGGGGGGAAGCATATCTGAACTGTAG
- a CDS encoding DUF1385 domain-containing protein, giving the protein MSEKLTIGGQAVLEGVMMRSPRAFTVAVRKGGKPEAGIALYTQPLQPLGERFPLLKKRIIRGSAALFEALWLGMRALNFSANEALEETDGKKEEISPLAMAGTMVVALAFALGLFLALPLLLTNLLGSKYGAVGTNGLLFNLTDGAFRVALFLGYVSGISFMKDIRRVFEYHGAEHKAIAAFEAGVDLTVQNARPYSRIHPRCGTSFLLTVVVLSILLFSLIPGTWPLWAKALSRIALLPVIAGLGYEFIKYSAKHCASPAIRGLMLPGLWLQRLTTREPSDDQIEVALKALEEAIAMEPR; this is encoded by the coding sequence TTGTCCGAGAAATTGACCATAGGCGGCCAGGCCGTGCTCGAGGGCGTGATGATGCGCTCTCCGCGGGCTTTCACGGTCGCCGTACGAAAAGGCGGAAAGCCCGAAGCCGGCATCGCCCTGTACACGCAGCCGCTCCAGCCCTTGGGGGAGCGGTTCCCGCTGCTCAAGAAAAGGATCATCCGTGGCTCGGCCGCGCTTTTCGAGGCGCTGTGGCTCGGCATGCGGGCGCTCAATTTCTCGGCGAACGAGGCGCTGGAGGAAACGGATGGCAAGAAGGAGGAGATCAGCCCGCTCGCCATGGCAGGCACCATGGTCGTCGCCCTCGCCTTCGCCCTCGGTCTTTTCCTGGCGCTCCCCCTCCTGCTCACCAATCTCCTGGGATCGAAGTACGGCGCCGTGGGTACGAACGGCCTGTTGTTCAACCTTACCGACGGCGCGTTCCGGGTCGCCCTCTTTCTGGGCTACGTATCCGGCATCTCCTTCATGAAGGACATCCGCAGGGTCTTTGAGTACCACGGTGCCGAGCACAAGGCCATCGCGGCATTCGAGGCCGGAGTGGATCTCACGGTGCAGAACGCGCGCCCCTATTCCCGCATTCACCCCCGGTGCGGCACGAGTTTTCTGCTGACCGTCGTCGTGCTCTCGATCCTGCTCTTCTCGCTCATCCCGGGGACCTGGCCGCTCTGGGCAAAGGCCCTTTCCCGGATCGCCCTGCTGCCGGTCATCGCGGGACTGGGATACGAGTTCATCAAGTACAGCGCGAAGCACTGCGCCAGCCCGGCCATAAGAGGATTGATGCTGCCGGGGCTCTGGCTCCAGCGGCTGACAACGCGGGAACCGTCGGACGACCAGATCGAGGTAGCCCTCAAGGCCCTCGAAGAAGCCATTGCGATGGAACCCCGCTGA
- the rpmE gene encoding 50S ribosomal protein L31, translating to MKQDIHPGYKVTKVHCACGEAFETRSTKQDIRLDICSVCHPFFTGKQKLIDTEGRVDKFRKKYNKA from the coding sequence ATGAAACAGGATATTCATCCCGGCTACAAGGTAACAAAAGTTCACTGCGCCTGCGGGGAAGCGTTCGAGACGCGCTCTACCAAGCAGGACATCAGGCTCGATATCTGCTCGGTCTGCCACCCCTTCTTCACGGGCAAGCAGAAGCTCATCGACACCGAAGGCCGCGTGGACAAGTTCCGGAAGAAATACAACAAGGCGTAA
- a CDS encoding YeeE/YedE family protein, whose amino-acid sequence MVSTIAYIVSGLLIGAAFGFVLQRGRFCVNSAFREVLFEDYTMFRAYLLAVAVAMIGANLIEDMGWLGHYESGAFVAGQLYRQGFAPFANVIGGFIFGMGIVLAGGCGSGILYRVGEGNLAYVLAVCGFFFGIAMTKFGILKPVYDALTSYQVFVGEDTVPTLNNIIGINKWIVIAVAAAIMLYFVFQGKPFQKAKKGYSWSLAGLLVGILAVAAFWASDYFGGRARGLSFTGPVREFFLAVFFGNSQAGASDRTMTLLGITFSWSSLYVLAVPIGAFISGKLLNEVKLKVPPADELLKVFLGGAVMGIGAQIGGGCNIGHSLTGVSTLAVSSWVANLFIILGNWTMVYFLLIRPMRELEA is encoded by the coding sequence ATGGTTTCTACAATTGCGTATATTGTGTCCGGCCTGCTGATCGGAGCGGCCTTCGGGTTCGTTCTGCAGCGCGGACGGTTCTGCGTGAACTCGGCGTTTCGTGAGGTGCTCTTCGAGGATTACACGATGTTCCGTGCGTATCTGCTCGCGGTCGCTGTCGCTATGATCGGTGCCAACCTGATCGAAGACATGGGCTGGCTTGGACATTACGAGAGCGGTGCCTTTGTCGCGGGCCAGCTTTACCGCCAGGGCTTTGCGCCCTTCGCGAACGTCATCGGCGGATTCATCTTCGGCATGGGCATTGTGCTTGCCGGTGGCTGCGGCAGCGGCATCCTGTACCGCGTGGGTGAGGGCAACCTGGCCTATGTGCTGGCGGTATGCGGTTTCTTTTTCGGCATCGCCATGACGAAGTTCGGCATCCTGAAGCCCGTGTACGATGCGCTCACCTCCTACCAGGTGTTCGTGGGCGAGGATACGGTCCCGACGCTCAACAACATCATCGGCATCAACAAGTGGATCGTGATCGCGGTCGCAGCTGCGATTATGCTGTACTTTGTGTTCCAGGGGAAACCGTTCCAGAAGGCAAAAAAGGGATATTCCTGGTCCCTTGCCGGCCTCCTGGTCGGCATCCTTGCCGTCGCCGCCTTCTGGGCCTCGGACTATTTCGGCGGCAGGGCGCGCGGCCTTTCCTTTACCGGTCCGGTCCGTGAGTTCTTTCTTGCCGTGTTCTTCGGAAATTCCCAGGCCGGTGCATCGGACAGGACCATGACGCTCCTCGGGATCACGTTCTCCTGGAGCTCGCTCTATGTGCTGGCCGTGCCGATTGGCGCTTTTATCAGCGGCAAGCTCTTGAACGAAGTGAAGCTCAAGGTGCCGCCGGCCGACGAGCTTCTGAAGGTCTTCCTCGGCGGGGCGGTCATGGGAATCGGCGCGCAGATCGGCGGCGGCTGCAACATCGGCCACAGCCTTACCGGCGTGTCCACGCTCGCGGTTTCGAGCTGGGTGGCGAACCTCTTCATCATCCTGGGGAACTGGACCATGGTTTATTTCCTGCTCATCAGACCCATGCGGGAATTGGAAGCATAG
- the prmC gene encoding peptide chain release factor N(5)-glutamine methyltransferase, producing MTVADALHHASQVFLKSGISTARLDAELLLSHILVKDRAWVFTHIDDVLDAGEERLYQELVDRRAQREPLQYIVGRQEFWRLEFIVTRDVLIPRPETELVVETAIRSLQDIPKPAIIDLCTGSGCIAVSLAKEFPASRIFASDTSDRALGIARENARMHGVTERIRFLEGDLFQPLEELDIRGQVDLITANPPYIPTKDMPALQPEVRDFEPEQALIAGPDGTEFHERIISEASPFLKRHGSLIMEMGIGQAETLIAMAARSGAYAGTEILKDLAGIDRVMRMQKK from the coding sequence TTGACAGTCGCTGACGCACTCCATCACGCATCACAGGTCTTCTTGAAGAGCGGCATAAGTACAGCCCGGCTCGACGCAGAGCTCCTTCTTTCCCATATCCTGGTCAAGGACCGGGCCTGGGTCTTTACTCACATTGACGACGTCCTGGATGCCGGGGAGGAAAGGCTGTATCAGGAGCTCGTTGATCGCAGGGCGCAGAGGGAGCCGCTCCAGTATATCGTCGGCAGACAGGAGTTCTGGAGGCTGGAATTCATTGTTACCCGCGATGTCCTGATCCCGCGGCCCGAAACGGAACTCGTGGTGGAAACGGCGATTCGTTCGCTGCAGGACATTCCCAAGCCGGCAATCATCGATCTCTGCACGGGATCGGGATGCATTGCGGTCAGCCTGGCAAAAGAATTTCCGGCGTCGCGCATCTTCGCAAGCGATACATCAGATCGAGCCCTCGGCATCGCGAGGGAGAATGCCCGGATGCACGGTGTAACAGAACGGATCCGCTTCCTGGAGGGAGATCTGTTCCAACCTCTCGAAGAGCTCGATATCCGGGGACAGGTTGACCTGATAACAGCGAATCCGCCTTACATACCGACAAAGGATATGCCTGCACTGCAGCCCGAGGTCAGGGATTTCGAACCGGAGCAGGCGCTGATCGCCGGCCCCGATGGTACCGAATTTCATGAACGGATCATCTCGGAAGCTTCTCCCTTTTTGAAGAGGCATGGCTCGCTGATCATGGAAATGGGTATCGGGCAGGCCGAGACGCTGATCGCCATGGCTGCCCGATCCGGAGCATATGCCGGGACGGAGATACTGAAGGACCTGGCCGGCATTGACCGGGTCATGAGAATGCAAAAGAAGTAG
- a CDS encoding sulfurtransferase TusA family protein, with the protein MSVKTASPDQTLDTLGRVCPYPLLLTKKALEKLASGQTLKVLCDAPASAEDSIPRYAEKQGYSFESVKLDDKGYWELFIKKS; encoded by the coding sequence ATGTCAGTCAAGACCGCATCGCCCGATCAGACCCTGGACACGCTCGGAAGAGTTTGCCCCTATCCGTTGCTCCTCACGAAGAAGGCCCTCGAGAAACTTGCGAGCGGTCAGACCCTCAAGGTCCTCTGCGATGCTCCGGCATCGGCCGAGGACAGCATTCCCCGGTATGCCGAAAAGCAGGGCTACAGCTTTGAATCAGTGAAGCTCGACGACAAGGGCTACTGGGAGCTCTTCATCAAAAAATCGTAA
- the murA gene encoding UDP-N-acetylglucosamine 1-carboxyvinyltransferase — protein MKSIIINGGKKLEGEVTISGAKNAALPIITASLLCEGEHRIANVPSLVDVKTLARILRNMGVDIELTDHAAVLDSSRLASPEAPYDLVRTMRASVLVLGPLVARFGKARVSLPGGCAIGARPVNLHIMGLQKMGAVVDIEHGYVVARAKRLKGAHIYFDIVTVTGTENLMMAATLAEGETILENAAREPEVVDLAHALVQMGAKIEGAGTDVIRITGVETLKPMNYRVLPDRIETGTFVIAAAITGGAVTIRDCNAGHLDALLTKVSETGAEIRPGNGTITVHGNRDIRPVDVKTLPYPGFPTDMQAQFMSLMALAGGTSVINETIFENRFTHVAELRRMGANIVIEGRSAVVKGVAKLSGAPVMATDLRASASLILAGLAAEGQTEISRIYHLDRGYESIEEKLSALGADIKRV, from the coding sequence ATGAAATCTATCATCATCAACGGCGGCAAAAAACTGGAAGGCGAAGTCACGATCAGCGGGGCCAAGAACGCGGCGCTGCCGATCATCACGGCATCCCTGCTGTGCGAGGGCGAGCACCGGATAGCGAACGTGCCCTCGCTGGTGGATGTGAAAACGCTCGCAAGGATCCTGCGGAACATGGGCGTGGACATTGAGCTCACGGATCACGCTGCGGTCCTCGACTCCTCCAGGCTCGCGAGCCCGGAGGCGCCCTATGACCTCGTCAGGACCATGAGGGCGTCCGTACTCGTTCTCGGCCCGCTCGTGGCCCGCTTCGGCAAAGCCCGCGTCTCGCTCCCCGGCGGCTGCGCCATCGGCGCCAGGCCCGTCAATCTGCATATCATGGGCCTCCAGAAGATGGGTGCCGTTGTCGATATCGAGCATGGCTACGTCGTTGCCCGGGCAAAACGGCTCAAGGGCGCGCATATCTACTTCGATATCGTGACCGTAACGGGCACCGAGAACCTGATGATGGCGGCAACGCTGGCCGAGGGTGAAACGATCCTCGAGAACGCGGCGCGGGAGCCCGAGGTCGTGGACCTTGCGCACGCGCTGGTCCAGATGGGGGCGAAGATCGAGGGAGCCGGGACCGATGTCATCAGGATCACGGGCGTCGAAACGCTGAAGCCCATGAACTACCGGGTCCTGCCGGACCGGATCGAGACGGGGACCTTCGTGATCGCGGCAGCCATCACGGGCGGGGCTGTTACCATCAGGGACTGCAATGCCGGGCACCTGGACGCACTGCTGACGAAAGTGAGCGAAACGGGCGCGGAGATCAGGCCGGGCAATGGTACGATCACGGTCCACGGCAACAGGGATATCAGACCGGTGGACGTCAAGACCCTTCCCTATCCGGGGTTTCCGACGGACATGCAGGCCCAGTTCATGAGCCTCATGGCACTGGCGGGCGGAACGAGCGTGATCAACGAGACCATTTTCGAGAACCGGTTCACCCATGTGGCGGAGCTCAGGCGCATGGGGGCGAACATCGTGATCGAGGGGCGGAGCGCCGTGGTCAAGGGCGTCGCAAAACTGTCCGGGGCCCCGGTGATGGCAACGGACCTCCGCGCGAGCGCATCGCTCATCCTCGCCGGGCTCGCGGCGGAAGGCCAGACCGAGATATCGCGCATCTACCACCTCGACCGGGGCTACGAGAGCATCGAGGAAAAGCTGTCAGCGCTGGGAGCGGATATTAAGAGAGTTTAG
- the prfA gene encoding peptide chain release factor 1, with the protein MLSKLDAVAEKFDELTRLLSDPGVAADHQQYQKYSRERSEIEDVVTHYRSYRSVLKQIRDAEEIVQDKQADPEFRAMADTELKELRAKVEPMEHELRLMLVPKDPRDDKNIFLEIRAGAGGDEAALFAAELFRLYSRYAEKKRWKVTLLDMSTTGVGGAKEVIAQIQGKGVFSKLKYESGVHRVQRVPATEASGRIHTSTVTVAVIPEAEDVDVQIEQKDLRIDTYCSSGPGGQSVNTTYSAVRITHIPTGEVVACQDERSQLKNREKAMKILKSRLLEKEREKQDAEEAAARKLQVGTGDRSEKIRTYNFPQSRVTDHRVGVSLYKIDAVMDGDIDEFIDALTAADNAERLKNL; encoded by the coding sequence ATGCTGAGCAAACTTGACGCTGTCGCAGAAAAATTCGACGAGCTGACGAGGCTCCTCTCCGATCCCGGCGTCGCCGCCGACCACCAGCAGTACCAGAAGTATTCGAGGGAGCGGTCGGAGATCGAGGACGTGGTAACCCACTACCGGTCCTACCGGAGCGTCCTGAAGCAGATCAGGGATGCCGAGGAGATCGTCCAGGACAAACAGGCCGACCCCGAGTTCCGCGCCATGGCGGATACCGAGCTCAAGGAGCTCCGCGCGAAGGTCGAACCCATGGAGCATGAGCTCAGGCTCATGCTCGTGCCCAAGGACCCGCGGGACGACAAGAACATCTTCCTCGAGATCCGCGCGGGCGCGGGCGGCGACGAGGCCGCCCTGTTCGCGGCTGAGCTCTTCCGCCTGTATTCCCGCTATGCCGAGAAGAAGCGCTGGAAGGTGACGCTGCTTGACATGAGCACGACCGGCGTGGGCGGCGCAAAGGAAGTCATCGCCCAGATCCAGGGCAAGGGCGTGTTCAGCAAGCTCAAGTACGAGAGCGGCGTGCACCGCGTGCAGCGCGTGCCGGCGACGGAGGCCAGCGGCAGGATCCATACGTCGACGGTCACCGTTGCCGTGATCCCCGAGGCCGAGGATGTTGACGTCCAGATCGAGCAGAAGGACCTTCGCATCGATACGTACTGCTCCTCCGGCCCGGGAGGCCAGAGCGTAAACACCACCTACTCCGCGGTCCGCATCACCCACATCCCGACCGGCGAGGTCGTGGCCTGCCAGGACGAGCGGTCTCAGCTCAAAAACCGCGAGAAGGCCATGAAGATCCTGAAGTCCCGGCTGCTCGAAAAGGAGCGCGAAAAGCAGGATGCCGAAGAGGCTGCAGCGCGCAAACTGCAGGTCGGCACCGGCGACCGCAGCGAGAAGATCAGGACCTACAATTTTCCGCAGAGCAGGGTGACGGACCACCGCGTCGGCGTATCGCTGTACAAGATAGACGCGGTCATGGACGGTGACATCGACGAGTTCATCGACGCCCTGACAGCCGCGGACAATGCGGAACGGCTGAAGAACCTGTAA
- a CDS encoding Rieske (2Fe-2S) protein, with product METSRRKFVKRSLYAVLALFGIGYLVPAVSLFVPAERRARELAYFPLLSEDEVPRSGVKKAELVYTVSGKERKARVFIVSSQEGMIVLSAVCSHLGCLVNYNKEKGEFICPCHGGRYDRTGANIAGPPPAPLSRLPVRTVAGMVMVGIKA from the coding sequence ATGGAAACGAGCAGACGGAAGTTCGTGAAGAGATCGCTGTACGCCGTGCTTGCGCTCTTCGGAATCGGCTATCTGGTCCCGGCCGTGTCCCTCTTCGTTCCCGCGGAGCGCCGGGCCCGGGAGCTTGCTTACTTCCCGCTGTTATCCGAGGACGAAGTTCCCCGGTCGGGAGTGAAGAAAGCCGAACTGGTCTATACGGTATCGGGCAAGGAGCGGAAAGCCCGGGTCTTCATCGTTTCCTCACAGGAAGGCATGATTGTGCTGTCTGCCGTCTGTTCCCACCTCGGCTGTCTCGTGAACTACAATAAAGAGAAGGGGGAGTTCATCTGCCCCTGCCACGGCGGCCGCTACGACCGTACCGGGGCCAACATTGCCGGTCCGCCGCCGGCGCCCCTGAGCCGGCTGCCCGTAAGGACCGTTGCGGGTATGGTCATGGTCGGGATCAAGGCATAG
- a CDS encoding Fe-S-containing protein has product MSTCGKCGAELKESARFCKSCGTGQSGASLHDKKARVMGREKTWVKPTVIAAAVVAVVAGGILFQQFRAARMGGHPLFPPHRDASARLTKAVMVTPQNGDVRIPIASVEDGSAHFFAYATGGKTVTFFVMKASDGSIRTAFDACVACNHAKLGYRQEGDLVVCNNCGMGFTPADIGKLTGGCNPIPVEKAADGPMLVLKAKDLDSGVQYF; this is encoded by the coding sequence ATGAGCACGTGTGGAAAATGTGGTGCAGAATTAAAGGAGAGCGCCAGGTTCTGCAAGTCCTGCGGGACCGGTCAGTCGGGCGCATCGTTGCATGATAAAAAGGCCCGCGTCATGGGCCGGGAAAAGACCTGGGTGAAGCCCACCGTGATCGCGGCAGCCGTGGTCGCGGTCGTCGCGGGTGGCATCCTGTTCCAGCAGTTCCGTGCGGCGCGCATGGGAGGTCATCCCCTGTTCCCGCCCCATCGCGATGCATCGGCAAGGCTGACAAAGGCCGTGATGGTCACTCCCCAGAACGGCGACGTGCGCATCCCGATCGCGAGCGTCGAGGACGGCAGTGCCCATTTCTTCGCCTATGCGACGGGAGGCAAGACCGTCACCTTCTTCGTGATGAAGGCCTCCGACGGGAGCATCAGGACCGCCTTCGACGCCTGCGTGGCCTGCAATCATGCCAAGCTCGGCTACCGGCAGGAGGGGGACCTCGTGGTCTGCAACAACTGCGGCATGGGATTCACGCCCGCGGACATCGGCAAGCTGACCGGAGGCTGCAACCCTATCCCGGTTGAAAAGGCCGCAGACGGCCCGATGCTGGTGCTGAAGGCGAAGGATCTCGACTCCGGCGTGCAGTATTTTTAA